In Penicillium psychrofluorescens genome assembly, chromosome: 5, a single window of DNA contains:
- a CDS encoding uncharacterized protein (ID:PFLUO_007677-T1.cds;~source:funannotate) gives MLSLILTAELEGVTALKPTDTEENPYFYTFRVKCTGCHEEHPNWVSFTRYEQHEIPGSRGEANFVWKCRLCSKTHSASVIAGPFSVEPKQDKRKGQKIIDMDCRGLEFTEFKPDGEWEAKGVESGTVFSAIDLMEEEWYDYDEKASEEVSIKDLKWDLGRA, from the exons ATGCTTTCACTGATTCTCACTGCTGAGCTGGAAGG CGTCACTGCCCTCAAGCCCACTGACACCGAGGAGAACCCGTACTTCTACACTTTCCGCGTCAAATGCACCGGCTGCCACGAGGAGCACCCGAACTGGGTTAGCTTCACTCGCTAT GAGCAGCACGAGATTCCTGGAAGTCGCGGCGAAGCCAACTTTGTGTGGAAGTGCCGTCTTTGCTCG AAAACCCACTCCGCCTCCGTCATCGCCGGCCCCTTTTCCGTCGAACCGAAGCAAGACAAGCGCAAGGGCCAAAAGATTATCGACATGGACTGCCGCGGCCTGGAGTTTACCGAGTTCAAGCCTGAT GGCGAGTGGGAGGCCAAGGGTGTCGAGTCCGGGACTGTGTTCAGTGCCATCGATctgatggaggaagagtggTATGACTATGATGAGAAGGCCAGCGAGGAGGTGAGCATCAAGGACCTGAAGTGGGATCTCGGCCGGGCGTGA
- a CDS encoding uncharacterized protein (ID:PFLUO_007678-T1.cds;~source:funannotate) translates to MSFQPVNPRPFLQARVGTEMVIRLKWGQTEYKGMLESIDSYMNVLLRDTEEFIDGKNTGSLGLVLIRCNNILWMGSAENVEMTDLGLK, encoded by the exons ATGAGT TTTCAACCAGTCAACCCTCGGCCGTTTTTGCAGGCTAG AGTCGGTACCGAGATGGTCATTCGCCTGAAATGGGGCCAGACCGAGTACAAGGGCATGCTGGAGAGCATCGACTCGTACATGAACGTGCTGCTGCGCGACACGGAGGAGTTCATCGATGGCAAGAACACGGGGTCTCTGGGCCTGGTATTGATCCG GTGCAACAACATTCTCTGGATGGGCTCGGCTGAGAACGTGGAGATGACGGATCTCGGGTTAAAATAA
- a CDS encoding uncharacterized protein (ID:PFLUO_007679-T1.cds;~source:funannotate) — MPAQTKEIIAALDAVQPEAFGGNEVERLQVRAAARRLLARVENPYERAWGFCFEHPVVFAALQTGIDLDLWKSWTGLGGGEKNLDELVKLTSPNIDTNLLRRLFRLLAAFNVVEETAEDKFKPTAFSYAIGDESTKVRASLQAATNQYIAAGRNLPAYLAKISYKEPTDITVNNHSDSDPDGLNFFGRLQKSPDYFEAFTGHMEAWTMWKSPWTKVYDTTRLLDGAKLDNGSAFVVDVGGNTGIDISHVHAKHPDIPAGSLVLQDLPEVIANAQVNKKITAMAHDFFLPQPVKGSRAYFMHAVLHDWPDDKAKQLLRNTRDAMVKGYSKLFVYDIVLPPTGASISQTTMDVNMMSLLSASERTQDAWERLLTDAGLKIVNFWPDPQEYEMIIEAEVADVSNGHST; from the exons ATGCCTGCTCAAACCAAAGAAATTATTGCCGCCCTTGATGCTGTTCAGCCCGAGGCCTTTGGCGGCAACGAAGTAGAACGGCTACAAGTACGCGCTGCAGCACGTCGACTGCTTGCCAGGGTGGAAAACCCCTATGAGCGCGCTTGGGGCTTCTGCTTTGAACATCCTGTCGTCTTTGCTGCACTGCAGACAGGCATCGACCTGGACCTGTGGAAATCCTGGACTGGCCTTGGAGGTGGCGAGAAGAatctcgacgagctggtcAAGTTGACATCTCCTAACATCGATACAAACCTACTGC GTCGGCTCTTCCGCTTACTGGCAGCTTTCAACGTTGTCGAGGAGACAGCGGAAGACAAATTCAAGCCGACTGCTTTCTCGTACGCTATTGGCGATGAGAGTACCAAGGTCCGCGCCTCTCTTCAAGCTGC AACAAACCAATACATTGCGGCTGGCCGTAACTTGCCAGCCTACCTAGCCAAGATCTCCTACAAGGAACCTACGGATATCACTGTGAACAACCACTCGGACAGTGACCCGGATGGTCTCAATTTCTTTGGACGATTGCAGAAAAGCCCGGATTACTTTGAAGCTTTCACCGGTCATATGGAGGCATGGACAATGTGGAAGTCCCCGTGGACCAAGGTCTACGATACAACCAGACTGCTCGACGGTGCTAAGCTGGACAATGGTTCTGCATTCGTGGTTGATGTCGGTGGAAACACCGGGATCGACATCTCCCATGTGCATGCCAAGCATCCGGATATTCCTGCCGGATCGTTAGTCTTGCAAGACCTTCCAGAAGTGATTGCCAATGCTCAGGTCAATAAAAAGATCACAGCTATGGCCCATGACTTTTTTTTGCCACAGCCTGTGAAAG GGAGCCGTGCTTACTTTATGCACGCGGTTCTTCACGATTGGCCAGACGACAAAGCTAAGCAACTGCTAAGAAATACTAGAGATGCAATGGTAAAGGGATACTCCAAGCTCTTCGTCTATGATATTGTTCTTCCGCCCACAGGAGCGAGCATTAGCCAAACCACAATGGACGTGAACATGATGTCGCTACTGTCAGCGTCCGAGAGGACCCAAGATGCGTGGGAGAGGCTGTTGACCGATGCTGGCTTGAAAATTGTCAACTTCTGGCCTGACCCTCAGGAGTATGAGATGATCATTGAAGCTGAGGTCGCGGACGTTTCAAATGGTCACAGCACTTAG
- a CDS encoding uncharacterized protein (ID:PFLUO_007680-T1.cds;~source:funannotate), translating to MSAYGGLGPMTNAVLWVEAVIVAVFVALRLYTRKQILNSVGADDYLVLIALVLHITYTVFVTVSSVYGLGRLYAQVGDPAIYFTAVKYEVFSQVAGLMVIGVGKCAVGVFLLRIVRNKIQIWFIWGFLAATVFITLFASITVVIQCLPVQKTWNPTVKGTCWLDFSKVGFTVGSWFVAADFAFAILPWFVVWDLNMKRKEKITVACGLSLGVFAGICGIVRTVALGGLNASEYILPMLIWSATESCVTVMCSTIPVLRPLYLRLRYGKDSQSGSSGNTSYKLPLYGSGRNYGRLTKSGNEISAIVTDISYQKSPMQHKKNNTSDETILRGAAGIERTDEVMVSWERPGKNG from the exons ATGAGCGCATACGGCGGCTTAGGGCCCATGACCAATGCAGTCCTTTGGGTGGAGGCCGTTATCGTTGCTGTCTTCGTGGCGCTCCGGCTCTATACGCGAAAACAGATTCTCAATTCTGTTGGCGCTGACGATTATCTGGTTCTTATTGCACTG GTTCTCCATATCACTTACACTGTCTTCGTCACAGTTTCGAGTGTTTATGGTCTAGGACGACTGTACGCACAAGTCGGTGATCCAGCCATCTACTTCACAGCTGTCAAGTACGAAGTGTTTAGCCAGGTGGCTGGTCTTATGGTAATCGGTGTTGGCAAATGTGCCGTTGGcgtcttccttcttcgaATTGTGCGAAATAAGATCCAGATTTGGTTCATTTGGGGGTTCCTTGCGGCTACCGTTTTCATCACACTGTTCGCCAGCATCACTGTCGTAATACAGTGCTTGCCGGTGCAGAAGACTTGGAATCCAACTGTCAAAGGAACATGCTGGCTCGACTTTTCGAAGGTTGGCTTCACTGTTGGAT CGTGGTTTGTCGCCGCCGACTTCGCCTTTGCAATTCTTCCGTGGTTCGTTGTCTGGGATCTCAACATGAAGCGCAAAGAGAAGATCACCGTTGCCTGTGGTCTTAGTCTTGGAGTCTT CGCTGGAATATGTGGCATCGTCCGCACCGTCGCTCTGGGAGGCCTAAATGCATCTGAGTATATCT TGCCAATGCTCATCTGGTCCGCTACGGAAAGCTGTGTCACTGTCATGTGCTCAACAATTCCCGTTCTGCGTCCCCTATACCTTCGCCTCAGGTACGGCAAGGACAGCCAGAGCGGCTCCTCTGGCAACACCTCCTACAAACTGCCCCTTTATGGCAGTGGTCGAAACTACGGCAGACTTACAAAATCTGGCAATGAAATTTCAGCCATCGTGACGGACATTTCTTACCAGAAATCCCCTATGCAGCATAAAAAGAACAATACCAGCGATGAGACTATACTTCGGGGGGCTGCAGGCATCGAGAGGACGGATGAGGTTATGGTCAGCTGGGAGCGACCTGGCAAAAATGGCTAG
- a CDS encoding uncharacterized protein (ID:PFLUO_007681-T1.cds;~source:funannotate), giving the protein MRDTPSKFVEILDPNDAQPRISDSDVRLEDVLADHEATISRPCSSTTSPKRSLDKANLSRASSTSPTQRWKRLSNILVQQRRNS; this is encoded by the coding sequence ATGCGCGACACACCCTCGAAATTcgtcgagatcctcgacccCAACGACGCGCAACCGCGCATCTCCGACTCAGACGTGCGCCTCGAGGACGTCCTCGCCGACCACGAAGCAACCATCAGCCGGCCCTgttcctccaccacctctccTAAGCGCAGCCTCGACAAAGCCAATCTAAGCCGCGCCAGCTCCACCTCCCCCACGCAGCGCTGGAAGCGGCTTAGCAATATTCTTGTGCAGCAGCGCCGGAACTCTTAG
- a CDS encoding uncharacterized protein (ID:PFLUO_007682-T1.cds;~source:funannotate), whose protein sequence is MEPRTALGDATPDPDFRVLTFRPQKGRVSMRQYRKRASHGKSKSGCLTCKMRRVKCDEAKPHCLRCVQSHIQCAYTRNGSTNPTVSYAREPAKLPCAMGICPGVASLDCDSVTSNRQHSPYGIPDVALVRHFQHAFPDLCLLNGADVTPILALGVSHPFLLNVIMAVSASHLRCHTVHKQPSRIAEHFHQSLAITNFQSALTGSLNQGLADALILTCMFLSVLTFSVVEDDQPRNTWLFHDRDPERLGWFSVNLGLKPLLIATAAYREESILQSLYKASDDDQNTFYGVDKSLDRVPEHWMEFFGLNDDPSTNVFREPARLLAEIRALEPTRSSFFLYVNFIGALDLDYAFRDLLKQNDVRAIWLLGYWMGLMCRYEYWWIRLRARSEWRATCIWLSRRNALQRSDGESNMWLRLMQDLETAPAWGK, encoded by the exons ATGGAACCCCGTACTGCCTTGGGAGATGCGACACCGGACCCAGATTTCCGTGTCCTCACCTTTCGACCACAGAAGGGACGAGTCTCAATGCGCCAATACCGGAAACGCGCGTCACATGGCAAGTCCAAGTCCGGCTGCCTCACTTGCAAGATGAGGCGCGTCAAG TGCGACGAAGCAAAGCCTCACTGCTTGAGATGTGTCCAGAGTCACATCCAATGCGCTTATACCAGAAATGGCTCAACAAATCCGACAGTATCCTACGCCCGGGAGCCTGCTAAACTTCCATGCGCAATGGGAATATGTCCCGGGGTAGCCTCTTTGGATTGTGATAGCGTTACTTCGAATCGCCAACATTCGCCATACGGGATTCCCGATGTTGCTTTGGTTCGCCACTTCCAGCATGCCTTCCCGGACCTGTGCCTGCTCAACGGGGCCGACGTGACGCCGATTCTCGCCCTCGGAGTGTCCCATCCCTTCCTCCTGAACGTCATTATGGCTGTCTCGGCATCACACCTTCGCTGCCACACTGTACACAAACAGCCCAGCCGCATCGCCGAACATTTCCATCAGTCCCTGGCCATTACCAATTTTCAGTCGGCCCTCACTGGGAGCCTGAACCAGGGCCTAGCGGACGCGCTGATCCTCACGTGCATGTTTCTCAGTGTCCTCACCTTTTCagtcgtcgaggatgatcagcCAAGAAATACGTGGCTGTTTCACGACCGCGACCCCGAACGACTTGGTTGGTTCTCGGTCAATCTCGGTCTCAAACCTCTCCTGATAGCCACGGCTGCCTATCGTGAGGAATCAATTTTACAGTCGCTATACAAAGCGTCTGACGATGATCAAAATACGTTTTACGGGGTCGATAAGTCGCTGGACAGAGTACCAGAGCACTGGATGGAGTTTTTTGGACTGAACGATGATCCATCAACGAACGTCTTCCGTGAACCGGCAAGGTTGCTCGCCGAAATTAGGGCCCTTGAGCCAACGCGCAGCAGTTTCTTCCTTTACGTCAATTTCATAGGGGCACTGGACCTTGACTATGCGTTCCGCGACCTGCTCAAGCAAAACGATGTTAGAGCAATCTGGCTACTCGGCTACTGGATGGGCCTGATGTGTCGCTATGAGTACTGGTGGATAAGACTGAGGGCGAGGTCAGAATGGCGTGCGACTTGCATCTGGCTCAGTCGTCGAAATGCCCTCCAAAGATCTGATGGAGAAAGTAATATGTGGCTTAGACTCATGCAAGACCTGGAAACGGCGCCTGCGTGGGGTAAATAG
- a CDS encoding uncharacterized protein (ID:PFLUO_007683-T1.cds;~source:funannotate), which translates to MKLLFALSLLLIGTVAHPSPELNCQDGLLVSTQQGLVRGKNVHDRVDAFLGVPYANPPVGALRFEPPQPLDNQPSRAHVLDATQFGPVCHQFHYRTVMGDLLLETSGQSEDCLTLNIFVPRNIRKASVSRLPVYVWSYGGAFGEGGGSVPLFNPTNLVAETNDIIVVTWNYRVNIFGFPNSPALKSQNLGLRDQRVALEWIRDNIAGFGGDPDQIILGGQSAGADSGSAMVYSHADDPIFAGLALQSGTVQIIGALTDDFDSEFVRVANSVGCANAGDRSKELECMRWIDAERLQRAVSNETFNLFGSPAGGTPMVDNVVIFSDAEYIHRGRMGEFAKVVSE; encoded by the exons ATGAAGCTTCTCTTTGCGTTATCACTGTTGTTGATTGGCACTGTCGCACATCCAAGCCCAGAGCTGAATTGCCAAGACGGTCTCCTCGTATCAACCCAGCAAGGACTGGTGCGTGGCAAGAATGTCCATGACAGAGTCGATGCTTTTCTCGGAGTTCCGTATGCGAATCCCCCTGTGGGTGCGCTTCGATTCGAACCTCCCCAACCACTGGACAACCAGCCGTCTCGTGCTCATGTTCTTGATGCAACTCAATTCGGTCCAGTCTGCCATCAGTTTCACTACAGAACTGTGATGGGCGATCTTCTGCTTGAAACATCGGGCCAGTCAGAAGATTGCCTGACACTGAATATTTTTGTTCCAAGAAACATTCGCAAAGCCTCCGTTAGTCGCCTACCGGTGTATGTCTGGTCATACGGAGGTGCGTTTGGCGAAGGGGGTGGTAGCGTGCCTCTCTTCAACCCAACCAACTTGGTGGCCGAAACCAATGATATCATTGTTGTTACTTGGAA CTATCGAGTGAATATCTTCGGCTTTCCAAACTCTCCGGCTTTGAAGTCCCAAAACCTTGGACTGCGAGATCAGAGAGTTGCACTCGAGTGGATCCGCGACAATATCGCTGGCTTCGGTGGTGACCCTGATCAGATTATCCTCGGTGGCCAGTCTGCTGGTGCGGATAGCGGGAGCGCGATGGTTTACTCTCACGCGGACGACCCCATCTTTGCTGGACTGGCTTTGCAGAGCGGCACTGTTCAAATCATTGGAGCACTCACAGATGACTTTGACTCAGAGTTTGTTCGAGTGGCCAACTCCGTAGGATGTGCGAATGCCGGGGACCGCTCCAAGGAACTCGAATGCATGCGATGGATCGACGCCGAAAGGTTGCAGCGTGCAGTCTCGAACGAGACGTTCAATTTATTTGGGAGCCCTGCGGGAGGTACGCCAATGGTGGACAATGTTGTGATCTTCTCTGATGCAGAGTATATCCACCGGGGCCGGATGGGTGAATTTGCAAAAGTTGTGAGTGAATAA
- a CDS encoding uncharacterized protein (ID:PFLUO_007684-T1.cds;~source:funannotate), whose product MAPSAGHLLLPKIWRAARFAYEKASRAVRAKIPEPTQSAVRYQPAYARVNRHPIPRAAAIRQARSRPFSTRAFVSAIRSSLQADTAVYRSTRIGANVSRLTSQAPFASTLRPNLTGGALGRTAGGYAVGAGRFGGARYFSHGPAAPAQVIQNVSQGVRAFFLSGQKVRFDGVDPRTGDKRYKAVSSLQDQAERQMLNVPYYTAGSHIDFKVAPVITSLDSKQIIPSSNKTLNTEDFMDLLSGDFARSLQNFAATINDLKKLSKLGDLPISLLKNSTIRVRFPGCDADTVARLCDEVGVHRGTIVEDADFELCTGSELALLFPFAPSVAPPSGPEPALQFPFAPSAARSSPSKRPKSQSPGALDWQSMMSPEPRTPSSGHARELEVSFEDNELFGHNPWNSSPSSFSRVSISELGDRAYFPDFSLVGTSESPESEGERVQGIHRFLEECNQAARGEATFSE is encoded by the exons ATGGCGCCTTCAGCTGGGCACCTGCTGCTCCCCAAGATCTGGAGGGCAGCCAG GTTTGCCTATGAGAAGGCCTCGAGGGCCGTCCGAGCCAAAATACCGGAGCCCACCCAGTCTGCTGTCCGATACCAGCCAGCATATGCCCGAGTCAACCGCCACCCCATCCCTCGCGCCGCTGCTATCCGTCAAGCCCGCAGCCGCCCCTTCTCGACCCGTGCTTTCGTCTCTGCAATCCGATCGAGCCTGCAAGCAGACACTGCGGTGTACAGGTCGACCCGCATCGGTGCGAATGTCAGCCGGCTGACCAGCCAAGCGCCTTTCGCCTCAACTCTCCGTCCCAACTTGACAGGCGGCGCTCTTGGCCGCACCGCAGGCGGATATGCCGTCGGCGCAGGCCGATTTGGCGGAGCCCGATACTTCTCCCATGgtcctgctgctcctgcgcAGGTGATCCAGAATGTGTCTCAGGGCGTGCGTGCGTTCTTCCTGTCTGGCCAAAAGGTCCGGTTCGATGGAGTGGACCCTCGCACCGGCGACAAGCGGTACAAGGCCGTCAGCAGCTTGCAAGACCAGGCAGAGCGACAGATGCTCAATGTTCCGTATTACACCGCTGGTTCGCACATCGACTTCAAGGTTGCTCCCGTTATCACTTCCCTCGACTCCAAGCAGATTatccccagcagcaacaagaCCCTCAACACGGAGGACTTCATGGACCTTCTATCTGGCGACTTTGCTCGCTCTCTTCAGAACTTTGCGGCGACCATCAACGATCTCAAAAAGCTCTCAAAGCTAGGCGACCTGCCAATCAGTCTACTCAAAAACTCAACCATCCGCGTCCGCTTCCCTGGCTGTGACGCGGACACCGTGGCTCGCCTGTGTGACGAAGTCGGTGTCCACCGCGGTACAATTGTCGAAGACGCAGACTTTGAACTTTGCACTGGCTCCGAGCTGGCACTGCTTTTCCCCTTCGCACCCAGCGTGGCGCCGCCGTCTGGTCCCGAGCCAGCACTGCAGTTTCCCTTTGCACCTAGCGCGGCACGATCGTCTCCCTCCAAGCGTCCCAAGTCTCAGTCACCCGGTGCCCTCGACTGGCAAAGCATGATGTCCCCCGAGCCTCGCACTCCGTCTTCTGGCCACGCCCGTGAATTGGAGGTTAGTTTTGAAGACAACGAGCTGTTTGGCCACAACCCATGGAattcctcgccatcttccttctcccgCGTAAGCATTAGTGAATTGGGAGACCGTGCCTACTTTCCTGATTTCTCTCTCGTTGGCACCTCAGAGAGCCCTGAGTCCGAAGGAGAGAGAGTCCAGGGGATCCACCGATTCTTGGAGGAATGCAATCAGGCGGCTCGTGGAGAAGCCACTTTCTCTGAATAG
- a CDS encoding uncharacterized protein (ID:PFLUO_007685-T1.cds;~source:funannotate) yields MSNHTQKTYTLNTGDKIPAIGLGTWQSKPNEVREAVKNALLKGYRHIDTALAYGNEAEVGAGIRDSGVPRDQIWLTTKLDNTWHHCVEEGIASSLKDLGVDYVDLYLVHWPSSTDPKDKKKHLPDWNFIKTWQEMQKLPATGKVRNIGVSNFGIQNLEKLLNDPSCKIVPAVNQIELHPNNPSPKLVAYNTSKGIHSTGYSCLGSTNSPLYKDQTLLQIAEKKGKTPQQVLLVWGLQKGWSVIPKSVSKSRIDANYEIDGWDLTADEVKQLDNLKDRFKVCDDAWLPIKVFFGDDE; encoded by the exons ATGTCCAACCACACTCA GAAGACTTATACTCTCAACACGGGCGACAAGATCCCCGCCATTGGCCTGGGCACCTGGCAGTCCAAGCCCAATGAGGTCCGGGAGGCTGTCAAGAACGCCCTCCTGAAAGGCTACCGCCACATCGACACCGCTCTGGCATATGGCAATGAGGCCGAGGTCGGTGCCGGAATCCGCGACTCCGGCGTTCCCCGCGACCAGATCTGGCTCACCACCAAGCTCGACAACACCTGGCACCACTGCGTCGAGGAGGGCATTGCCTCATCGCTGAAGGATCTCGGCGTCGACTACGTGGATCTCTACCTGGTTCACTGGCCCAGCTCGACTGAccccaaggacaagaagaagcaccTTCCCGACTGGAACTTCATCAAGACCTG GCAAgagatgcagaagctgcCGGCCACTGGCAAGGTCCGCAACATCGGTGTCTCCAACTTTGGCATCCAGAacctggagaagctgctcaACGACCCCAGCTGCAAGATCGTCCCTGCTGTCAACCAGATCGAATTGCACCCCAACAACCCCTCGCCCAAGCTGGTGGCCTACAATACCTCCAAGGGCATCCACTCGACCGGCTACTCGTGCCTGGGATCGACCAACTCCCCCCTCTACAAGGACCAGACTCTGCTGCAGATtgcagagaagaagggcaagaccCCCCAGcaggtgctgctggtgtGGGGTCTGCAGAAGGGCTGGAGTGTCATCCCCAAGTCCGTCAGCAAGTCACGCATCGATGCCAACTATGAGATCGATGGCTGGGACTTGACCGCTGACGAGGTCAAGCAGCTGGACAACCTCAAGGATCGGTTCAAGGTCTGTGATGATGCCTGGCTGCCCATCAAGGTGTTCTTTGGAGATGATGAGTAA
- a CDS encoding uncharacterized protein (ID:PFLUO_007686-T1.cds;~source:funannotate): MSSGFVSAGTNEQPVERDDEWLTAQKELEEERRRKAEIGNQNDGKSLYEVLEQNKMAKQEQFEEKMRLKNQFRSLDEDEIEFLDSVLESTRAQEAAVKKDTADQLELFRRQREEAEKAMLGPTSSEVTPAEEEEWVIPGRKRRRDKKDLLIPGKRRKSSAAGSAGDDSKGQEPQKQSQAGSQATGTSTPASTTRSKGSQNTASTAKAEKQSSGVTAKADTATKQPDAKQPAKPAPVSLGLAAYGSDSDSD, translated from the exons ATGTCATCCGGGTTTGTCTCGGCCGGCACGAACGAGCAGCCAGTGGAACGGGACGATGAGTGGCTCACCGCACagaaggagttggaggaggaacGGAGGCGGAAAGCCGAGATTGGCAACCAGAATGACGGCAAAAGTCTCTATGAGGTGCTGGAACAGAACAAGA TGGCCAAGCAGGAGCAATttgaggagaagatgcgaTTGAAGAATCAATTCCGCTCCCTggatgaagacgagatcGAGTTCCTGGACTCGGTGCTCGAGTCCACGCGCGCACAGGAAGCCGCTGTCAAAAAGGACACGGCcgaccagctcgagctcTTCCGTCGTCAgcgcgaagaagccgagaAGGCAATGCTGGGACCGACCTCCTCGGAGGTTACGCcggcagaggaagaggaatgggTCATTCCCGGCCGTAAGAGACGACGGGACAAAAAGGATCTCTTGATTCCGGGGAAGAGACGGAAGTCATCAGCAGCGGGGAGTGCGGGGGATGATTCCAAGGGCCAGGAGCCTCAAAAACAGAGCCAAGCTGGTTCCCAGGCTACTGGGACATCGACACCTGCTTCAACAACTCGGTCAAAAGGGTCACAAAACACGGCTTCAACTGCAAAGGCTGAAAAGCAGTCCTCGGGCGTAACAGCCAAGGCAGATACAGCTACGAAACAGCCCGACGCTAAACAGCCAGCAAAACCTGCTCCTGTCTCTCTTGGACTAGCAGCATATGGATCCGATTCAGATTCAGATTAA
- a CDS encoding uncharacterized protein (ID:PFLUO_007687-T1.cds;~source:funannotate): protein MHLSPSWYQFLVGVFASLGSFLYGSDEQDSGLVVSLFTAGAFFGAGFAGITGDYLGRRRTISLGCLIFCLGGGLQTGARNIAFLYSGRCLAGLGVGFLTMMIPLYQAEICHPKIRGRVTALQQFMLGVGSLCAGWISYGTYINFSGTNDAQWQLPLGIQLVPAVFLGLLIMFFPESPRWLIDHNRPADGLRTLARLHANGNENDPWVQAEYAQIQESITYEHEHEAKSYVELFKTRSSFRRLFLCMALQASVQMTGVSAIQYYSVSIYGQIGISSQDSLKYQAINNIIALIAQFFCIMLIDRFGRRWSLIGGNLGNCATFIAATVLLAKFPPTTQNTGAHWGFIIMTWLYNFSFSATCGPLSWIIPAEVFDTRTRSKGVSIATMTSYAFNTMIGQITPIAMSHIHYRFYFLFVVCNFTNALFFYALLPETKKVPLEEMNYMFSHAPWIVPGTHKESYLPHDLERKVEEQEVKQDTAHYE, encoded by the exons ATGCATCTGTCTCCGTCATGGTACCAG TTCCTAGTCGGCGTCTTCGCCTCACTCGGATCATTCCTCTATGGAT CTGATGAGCAGGATAGTGGACTGGTCGTTTCGTTGTTCACCGCTGGCGCCTTCTTCGGTGCCGGATTCGCAGGTATCACCGGTGATTACCTGGGACGACGAAGGACCATCTCGCTGGGCTGTTTGATATTTTGTCTGGGAGGTGGTCTGCAGACCGGTGCGCGCAACATCGCATTTCTCTACAGTGGACGATGTCTGGCCGGACTAGG GGTCGGTTTcctgacgatgatgatccCCCTGTACCAGGCTGAGATCTGCCACCCGAAAATCCGTGGCCGAGTGACGGCGCTGCAACAGTTCATGCTGGGGGTTGGGTCGCTCTGCGCTGGTTGGATCTCGTATGGCACGTACATTAATTTTTCGGGGACCAACGACGCACAGTGGCAATTGCCGTTGGGTATTCAGCTCGTTCCGGCCGTCTTCCTGGGGTTGTTGATCATGTTCTTCCCCGAG TCGCCCCGTTGGCTCATTGACCACAACCGCCCTGCGGATGGGTTGCGGACCCTGGCTAGACTCCATGCCAACGGCAACGAGAATGACCCCTGGGTCCAGGCCGAGTATGCTCAGATCCAGGAGAGCATCACCTATGAGCATGAGCACGAGGCCAAGTCCTATGTCGAGCTGTTCAAGACCCGATCGTCCTTCCGCCGTTTGTTTCTGTGCATGGCCCTTCAAGCTTCTGTGCAGATGACCGGTGTATCTGCTATCCA ATACTACTCCGTGTCGATCTATGGACAGATCGGAATCAGTAGCCAAGACTCACTGAAGTATCAGGCAATCAACAATATCATTGCCCTGATCGCTCAATTCTTCTGCATAATGCTCATCGATCGCTTCGGTCGACGCTGGTCCCTGATCGGCGGCAACCTGGGCAATTGCGCTAccttcatcgccgccacCGTCCTGTTAGCCAAATTCCCTCCCACGACCCAGAACACCGGCGCGCACTGGGGGTTCATCATCATGACCTGGTTATAcaacttctccttctcagcGACCTGCGGTCCCCTGTCCTGGATCATCCCTGCTGAGGTGTTCGACACGCGCACCCGTTCCAAGGGTGTCTCGATCGCGACAATGACCTCGTACGCCTTCAACACCATGATTGGACAGATCACCCCGATTGCGATGAGCCACATCCACTACCGGTTCTATTTCTTGTTCGTCGTCTGCAATTTCACCAACGCCTTGTTCTTCTATGCCTTGCTGCCTGAGACGAAGAAGGtgccgctggaggagatgaacTATATGTTCTCCCATGCGCCGTGGATTGTGCCGGGGACTCACAAGGAGAGTTACTTGCCTCATGACTTGGAACGTAAGGTCGAGGAGCAAGAGGTGAAGCAGGATACGGCCCATTATGAGTAG